The genomic segment AGAGGAGACCACTAGTACCTTCTGTGGAACCCCAGAGGTATGTGCTGTATATGCCTAAGTGTCTGTAGGGACATGTTTaaaataacaccaaaaattagtgttttaaagaaattaaaatataatgtactgttgctctgcactggcacaactggtgtgtttgcttcagaaacacaactataatttctataaacaagctgctgtgtagccatagggcagacattcaagcgcaggatacacagcagatatcagataatctctgtagtatacaacgggattcttcagaacttatctgttatctacagatgctgagaggaggaTAATGAAAAggaacttgaatatttcagaaatggtttcgaatttttcatttattttatttagagatCTTCTTATTTTAGTACGACGAGgcttatttaaaaatgtcattttcactatagttacCAGAAAATGTAATGGTGTATAGGTTATGATACCAATTCCATTGGTGATTGTGTCACATTGCTTACATTCCTCTATGTTGACAGTACCTGGCCCCGGAGGTGCTCAGGAAGCAGCCGTATGACCGTACAGTAGACTGGTGGTGCCTGGGAGCAGTGCTGTATGAGATGCTCTATGGACTGGTATGTTCTACTTGAAGAAAGGAAAAGGGGGTGACATCTCTTTGCTCACAGCTTACAAGCATATTTCCCTCTATgcacttttttcttctttttttcactttcgCTTCACTCTGCCTTCACCTTTTCTGCATTgaggaggtggtggtagcttgGAACAATACCAGCTAAGAAGGTGGAAACATATTGAGAGCATTCTCAAATTGGGGTAAGCACTGCACCATGCAATGGTAGTGGTTTTCTTAATGTTGCAATGAAAGCACAAAGTCCAGTGTGCCGCACAATGGGCACAAGAGAACACTGCACTTAACACCTACTATTGACTAGGTTTATGGAACTCACACACTGTTTCTTTTGCATTGACCCAAAAGCCCAGACATTGTTCTATGCCCATGTGACACCCATATAGACAGAGGTGTAATTtgtgaatgattttaaaaaaaaaaaaaaagggggacgCATTTTTTGGCTGTTGCTTGTGACTAGTGCAAGATTTTATGGAAGAGGTAATGCATTGGAATTCTGGGGAGAAAAAACACTGTGTTGTAAATAAAAGACTTGGTGAACTGTGATTTTGCTTGGGATTCATTTACCCTTTATAAGGAGCTAGTAAATGAATGATCTGGTATTTAGGCAATAAGGCCAAACAGCCGGTTCCACCTTTGTGTAGACAACAATAAACATTGACACTTAGATTTGTGTGATAACTTGATTGTGTCCATACTACAGCTTGCCTTTATTTGTTGCTCTCTGTATTCCACTTTACCTTGTTATTGATTTCCACCCCTTCCTTGCCCAGCCCCCATTCTACAGCCGTGACGTGTCCCAGATGTACGATAACATTCTGAGCCAACCACTCCAGCTCCCAGGGTGCAAGACCACGGCCACATGTGACATACTCCGAGGGCTCCTCCATAAGGAACAACGATGCCGTCTGGGTGCTAAAGCTGACTTTGTACAGTACCAATTATTACTGTTAACACCCAActttcaggggttatttatcaaaggttgagttgttttttcctgtaaaattcaagttttcgagggtagttttcagtaaggactcaacaacaacaaaaaaaaaacttgaatttttctagatttattatgccccaaagctgagAAAAAGTTGGTTTGCTCGCGAAAACTCAATAAAGTttagtgatttgagttttttttgcagataactTTGagtatttggatttttcaccctgattacactgattcgagtttttttttacattcaactgagtttatttaaggtataaaaaaccATAAACCttacaaacttgacctttgataagtaaGCCCCTCAGTGTTTCAATGTATTCATCATAATGTAGCGACACCGTCACACCAGTATTAAATGCACTGTCATAGAATTAAACTACATATCGGTTATCAGGAAACTAGCTGCACTGCAGTTAAAAAGAGTACAGGATTGGCTACATCTCTTAtaatttatttgtacaggtatgggatcctttatctggaaaccctttatccataaagctccgaattacgaatggccatctcccatagactccattttatcaaaataatccacattttttgaaCGATTTCtcctaaataataaaacagtatgttgtacttgatccaaattaagatataattaatccttattggaagcaaaaccagcctattgggtttatttaatgtttacttgaatttctagtagacttaaaggggacccatcacccaaaaaaattattcaaaatcccattttatcacattagtcaagcaaaatgaactttaattacgctatataaattatttgaatcttgttttcttccacctgggaattcataattatagcaagcaggcaggagccattttgtggaaactgttattaagacaagccttgcatcatctcagaatcttgtttgtgcaccagaattggggacccGAAATCTAtctccatgcactggttacacaattaaatggttaagagaacgggggaatgtggggtgagcagtgacatctagtaagtgttgaatggaaagtgaaagtaattgtctgccccgcctctatgcctaaggcttaaaggaggggcagacaatatttgattgacagctgggatttttaaatgaacttacaacagctatgaatgccttaataaaaaatagaaattggatttcatgtttaatttgaaaaggacttttattatacagatttttgtgtctgggtgataggtccactttaaggtaggAAAAgatttatccggaaaaccccagttcccgagtatcctggataaaaggtcccatacctgcctGTACCAGTCTTATAACACCAACACTATAGCATAGATGAGAACAATAGTTTCAGCCTAGCCATTTTACTTATTGCCACTCAAGTCTGGGGTTCATTGCCCTTGGATGGCATCATTACAACCTGGAAGTCCAAGCACTCGAGCAACAGACTGGTCCAATATTTACTTCAATTTATTTGACCTTCCcagtttttattagaattttgccTATGAAAAATGTCTATGCTAGTTGACAGCCAATAGGTGTCATTTACATCTACGCAGTCACATACATTTCCCCATAGTCAGTTGTGTGAAAAAGAACTAGGCACTATTTGCACTTCTGTGTAGTTGTACATACACCCCTTCTGGCTCCTGTCGGCTCAGGGAAACCCAGGCACTACCTCCAATCTGGGTGTTGGCTTCAGGTTTCCACAGCACCCTGTTTCAATTGGCACAGTGCCGAAAGAATAGGGTGCCCACTTGCATGCTGAATGCCAGAAATTATGGCAACTGGACTTTCAGTGCAGATCTTCAGCACAATAGCTTCTGATACAAGTGCAATTGAACTAATCTTAACACATTGGCTGCAACTGCCCCTGTAATCACAAATTTGGAATTTGAGGAAGAAAAACgctacatgttaaaaaaaaaattgtgctcaaAACTGAACTTTGCTCACTCTATTGGACAACCCATTTTTGTTCCTTATAATAACTCATAATGggtttcatttattaaagggcttACAGAGTTCTAAATAGTTAGatagcaagaaaaaaatatatatcagacTGCTCATTATACTCTTGTCCTTGCAGCAAGAAATTAAGAACCACGTTTTCTTCAGTCCAATTAACTGGGATGACCTATATCACAAGAGGATCGCTCCACCTTATAACCCAAACGTGGTGAGTGGAAgatggattctggcaaatgctagaggggctgctataagattcCATAGACCAGGAGGGCCCATACTgaactaatgtgaggtctacttttagtgatgttctTCTGTTATGATCTATATCCATcattgttagtattctgttccatggaaaatattactcaaatattgattcatgagaacatgtatattgttatatttaacaaacaactatttattatgtaaccttaacataaccAATGTCTGAAGGAAAAGCATGAAGtatgagggtgatttagacaagctgtttgttgatagtgtcttgagatctactgatcaccagctataggtctactgatagatcccgatctaccttttgggcacccctgccatagacagtcactatttattgggttagttgggggctgtttgggcctctgtgaccTAGATTCTCAGTCTAGACCTGTATATTGATTTTAACCGCCATCAACCTAGTAAAGTAATACTCATACTAATGCTGAAACTCATGTTCATAACTATTACCATGAGTAATTGATGTTATTGTAGTCACTTTTGGAACTGATGCTGTTATAAGACATACTGTACACAtacttcatatttaggatgtgttCCTGAAACTTGCATAACTACATTTGTTTACCCTTTCCTTTAGGCTGGGCCAGGAGACCTGCGACACTTTGATCCAGAGTTCACACAGGAGGCGGTGCCAAACTCGGTTGGTTGCACCCCTGATTTGAACGTAAGCAGTTGCAGCAGCTCCAGTGCTTTTCTTGGCTTCTCCTATGCACAGAGTGATGAGGACTACTTGAGTTGATCTCACAGTGAtattatatttgtctatatattgtgcatcTTGGAAGCAGATTTAAGCCCCACACTCTTCCTCAGACTAGAGGCATTAAAGGCCTCACTTCTACTACAATCAATGGAGGCAGCTCAAAAGTACTTATTGTTTTGTGCTGCTCCAAGTCTTATCTGCTGTTTGTCGCACTGTGATGTGCCTGGGCATGGTAGAAGGTCTTGAAGGTCTTAACTGATGACTACTTGATCTTAGTTTTGGAAGTATCAAGAACGGCTCCAAATATTGACCCCATTCATTGGCAGCTAGGATTTGGTACATACATCACTAAGGAATGAGCTACCATAGTACTGTTTTGTGTTCTCCATCACTGCCTCGTCTCTTCATTCATCATCTCAGATGTTttctttgttattatttcttGTCTGCCATCTTCTTTCATCCAGTTCTGTTTTGCACCCCCTTCATCCTCCTTTTTGTATGCCTTTCCTTTTCACCCTCCTGATTTGTTTGGTCTTTTTCTGGCTTAGGCTACTGTAAAAATCCCATTGGCTTGCGTAATTACATCAATAATTCATTGAATACATTGCATCAGCCAAATGGCAAACGTAAAAAGAAAATTGGCAGACTTTGCAGGATATCACATTTTTGGGCATTTGCTGAAAAACATCATTAACTTTCCATGAGTATTGTTTGCAATGCAAACGCAATGAGAACTGTTGCATGTGGCTGAAATAAGCTGTGGTTTCAAGATTGCTCTAGTAATTTGCACTGCATCATAACATGGAGCATGGTACAGAGTCATTAGTTGTGACCTGCATCATTGCATTTATTCAACTACTAATCATCTGGAATAGGGATGCCCCCTGTCCGGTGACATCACTGCCCCTACAATTTACACCACTGCTCATCCGCTTGCGTCCTTGCCCCCCACTCTGCtggtatagattttttttaaaagctggcaaccctaatggGGGAGAAGTTATCTTTTTATGTTCACAATTTATGCAAATGTGTGTTCTTATTTAGTTCAGTATTCAGTGGAATCTTTGTGGAGGATTTGGGATTTGCCTGGattaaaaattataaatgacATTTCTGAACCATGCTCTTTATGCCATGTTCCTCTGACTTGGGAATAGGgtggccacctggccggtaaaaattatggttgatcccaatgttattattatggaaaaaagataaatatataggaaggcctgtatttttttccagaaaaaaacccgGGAATGGGGTGATTTTAGGCATTTGGATACCCATGATTTTTTTAGGAACACCCTCCCTGTTGCTTGGTGGTTTGCAgaaatctccccatgtgtcaaTGTCCTTACTTACCTCTTGCTGAAATTCCTCCTCCATGTCTGTATCGGCTTTCTTTCTTTGTGACTTGTCACCTTCTAGTTCATTTTCATAACCCTTTCTCGTACTGCTACTTCTTTCACTTTGTCCCCACCTTCACTATTCTTTTCTCAAAGTGTTTACCTTTCTTTGTTCTGCACCTAACCAGTTTGAGGAACCAGGTGATAAAATAAACTTCTATCCTCCTGCTGTCTGGTTGAAAGGATGACTGATCCTGGGAAAAAGACAgcattttaaattccaggctggacagagaatagaaaggcaagtcgttaaaaacaaaacaaatgctgaaTGCTGCTTAGATTGGTTGCTTGTGGTTTAGTCCACAGAACCAGTTACTGAAAACCTGCTCAAGGGCAGATTCGAGGAGTTTTAGTTGCCTGGCGCCTAATCGCCTgttctgcggggtgacaatctccccgaactgtcttcccagtgcatgccgcctgctataatgacaaaacgccagcgccaatgcactcgcggcacttcgatttccaaagtcgcccgaagttgggCAAATTCAGAAATTGAAGCCCCGTGAGTcacagattccctaaagggcgaagtgactaacgctagagaaaattcaccagcgtgacgtcatttcgtaactacATTGATTCCCTAATGGGTGCAGGCTTCATTTCGCTAGCGacagagatagacgctagcgttgattcgcactctaacgccaggcgaatattCACTCTGGTGGACAGACGTAACtctacaaattcactaagatgtggattttactgaaggttacctcattcgccagactttcctttgccacctcagaccaggcgaagtgcaatggagtggataggacttcctcaattttttgttgaaaagtcccaaaaaccgctggcgtcttttcatttttcagggtgatagcctgcaaaagaccgtaaattatttttttgggtaccagggttcccacctacatttcctaacatatggacataaactatacactgggctcatgtgtagggcaatataacaactttattttattttattaaggttccctggccttgtgtagtgtaatgtatttgctgcaacatatacgtccattcaactttcacttcccggcatatgcaaattagccaattcTAGCTTCTCTTTGCTTGGCTATGTAACGATAGTGCAATTTCGCCTgtattcggcaccctggacgcaacttcgcattctagggaattagtgttgtcctgcagaattaacgcctggcgaagtgttgtgaagtGGGCCAAGCAGTTGCTAGCGAATTTGCTccacttagggaatttgccccattgtgtcagcctgggtgcaggaacacagcagattttggatccaaaacatgtaaatatgcatttttgtgcCAGAATGTGCTCCAAGTGACTCATTAAATATTAGCTGATGAAAGAGTAGGGGTGGATTTGCGGCCTGACTTTTTCTGCAGGAAGAGAATCCGCCACATCTAACAttagcctaagggcagagacacacgtggagattcggggagattcggggagatttagccgcccttgaatctccacgtgtgtctctgccctaaggaatGTACTAAAGAAGAATGTACTAAAGAAAATCCAGTCCTCTTATCTTCAACTCACTGTACCATTTACTCTGTTCTGTATCCTCTTTCACTTACTGCGGCTGAAGTGGCAATTCTCTCACTACCTGTTCAGCTGCAgtaccaaaaaataataaaatgtatattttcatgaaaagtttaaatattttcctCCTGGTTCAAcattctgttcagtttttggagGCAAGGTCTGCACATATTGTGCCAaggaatgtatattttttaactgtGATACAGATAATTAATTGCATTTGACAAGAAGAAtaaataaagctgattagtaCGAACacattcttgtgtttttttcccccaatataaagagagagaaaatcaATCATAATTTCAtcatttctataacatattagCAATCATGAAATTTGTTTTCACTGTTAAAGCATACAGATTCTGGCAGCCTGggcttcatattttattaaaatacctGTACACAATATAGTGTATTCATACTTTTTCTACATCTTGAAGTATGAGGACAAAGTTTCCAGTGTTCACAGACCCTTGGTGCAGAAGCTAGCAAAGTGCAGTTAAAAGTTTCCAAGTGACCCTTACACAGTGAATTGCACTTGtgcataaaacataaaaagtaaGGCATAAAAGTGTGATCactttacatattattattattaataaacctGTTCTTTATTGGTCCAGTAACATAATACCATAGATCTTTCTCTTGGATCTCCCCAGTCCCAAAGCAGGTGTGTGTTCCAGAGCCCACGGTAGGTAGGCTCCGGGAAAAGTGAGGTAGGGAGACCTTGTGAACGAGATGTTTTGGTTAGATCACTGTTTAGGATTGGTAAGCAAGCAACTTAAAACACCACCAAtgatttctagtacaggtatgggatccattatccgctatccggaaagtagtgatgtgcgggtcgggtaaaaccaGACCTGGACCCGTCCAGTCCCGCCCTCCCACAACCCGCACCTGCccgcatctagggttgccacttttactaaaaaatattaccggccagtggggggagggcaccaaaagggggcggtaTGTGGcgtaaaaaggggcggagctacgtGACGTGTTACAAAAGAGGCGGAGCGACATCGTAGAGAagtccacagcgctggaaaaaaggtaagttctgttcgaattgggggcaggccatgggatttttttgaagggtattacaaattaccagcaactgcattgccggtaaatttgtaatactggctaggtcagtaaaataccggccgggtggcaactctacccgcatccgacttccgggttccttttatagacccgcccaccaatgatgtcacaaaaggggcgggacaagCAGATGCacggctataaagccggaagccgtcatttgaaggtggcagacggggagagcaggagaagagctcaaccagcaCCACGCGCAACCCGCGAAGAGGAGTGCAAAGTCGGCCGAATCTGTGGGTCCAgtgggtatcgggctggcccgcacatcactacaggaaagctccgaattacggaatgcccttttcccatagactccatttaatacagataattgtgcattatggataacaggtcccatgcctgtacattaaaggcatactgtcatgcaaaaacatgtttttttcaaaacgcatttatagtgctgatccagcagaattctgcactccatttttaaaaagaacaaacagatttttttttattaaattttgaattctgacatggggctagacatattgtcagtttcccagctgaccccagtcatgtgacttgtgctctgataaacttcagtcactcttttactgctgtactgcaagttagagtgatattaccccctccctttcccccccccccaacagccaaacaaaagaacaatgggaaggcaaccagatagcagctccctaacacaagataacagctccctggtagatctaagaacaacactgaatagtaaaaacccatgtcccactgagactgattcagttacataaagtaggagaaataacagcctgccagaaagtagttccatcataaagtgaaggcacaagtcacatgactggggcagctgggaaactgacaatatgtctagccccatgtcagatttcaaaattcaatattaaaaaatgtgtttgctctttttaaaaatggatttcagcgcagaattctgctggagaagccctattaactgatgcattttaaaa from the Xenopus laevis strain J_2021 chromosome 9_10L, Xenopus_laevis_v10.1, whole genome shotgun sequence genome contains:
- the sgk2.L gene encoding serine/threonine-protein kinase Sgk2 isoform X2, giving the protein MSSTINLGPSANPNAKPTDFDFLKVIGKGSFGKVLLAKRKCDSNFYAVKVLQKKTILKKKEQNHIMAERNVLLKNLKHPFLVGLHYSFQTAEKLYFVLDYVNGGELFLHLQRERCFLEPRARFYAAEVACALGYLHSQNIIYRDLKPENILLDSQGHVVLTDFGLCKEGMEPEETTSTFCGTPEYLAPEVLRKQPYDRTVDWWCLGAVLYEMLYGLPPFYSRDVSQMYDNILSQPLQLPGCKTTATCDILRGLLHKEQRCRLGAKADFQEIKNHVFFSPINWDDLYHKRIAPPYNPNVAGPGDLRHFDPEFTQEAVPNSVGCTPDLNVSSCSSSSAFLGFSYAQSDEDYLS